The following coding sequences are from one Hippopotamus amphibius kiboko isolate mHipAmp2 chromosome 9, mHipAmp2.hap2, whole genome shotgun sequence window:
- the LOC130829226 gene encoding protein FAM136A-like, with product MAELQQLRVQEAVDSMVKSLERENIRKMQGCMFRCSAGCCEDSQASMQQVHLCIERCHAPLAQAQALVTKELEKFQDRLARCTMHCNDKAKDSIDAGSKELQVKQQLESCVTKCVDDHMNLIPTMTKKMKESLSSIGK from the coding sequence ATGGCAGAGCTGCAGCAGCTCCGGGTGCAGGAGGCGGTGGACTCCATGGTGAAGAGTCTGGAGAGAGAGAACATCCGGAAGATGCAGGGCTGTATGTTCCGGTGTAGCGCCGGCTGTTGTGAGGACAGCCAGGCGTCCATGCAGCAAGTGCACCTGTGCATTGAGCGCTGCCATGCACCTCTGGCTCAAGCCCAGGCCCTGGTGACCAAAGAGTTGGAGAAATTCCAGGACCGCCTGGCCCGATGCACTATGCATTGCAATGATAAAGCCAAAGATTCAATAGATGCAGGGAGTAAAGAGCTTCAGGTAAAGCAGCAGCTGGAGAGTTGCGTGACCAAGTGTGTGGATGACCACATGAACCTCATCCCAACCATGACCAAGAAGATGAAGGAGTCTCTCTCATCCATTGGGAAATAG